The following DNA comes from Triticum aestivum cultivar Chinese Spring chromosome 3D, IWGSC CS RefSeq v2.1, whole genome shotgun sequence.
CGGCGATAGGGAGTGCGAGCGCGTCGGAGAGGAGGCGCCCCGTTGCTCGTGGGAGGCGCCCCGCTGCTGTCTGCTGCTTGCGTGAGATACTGAGAGAAAGACTGAGAGACGAGAGAGAGGTAGCGGAAGCGCATGGCAATGACGACGGCGCGACGGTAGATGTGGAGCAGGGCGGGCGGGCGGCAAGCGGGGAGGATGAGCAGCGGGTGGCCAAGCTCGCAGCGCAGATCTTCTTGGACGAATAGGTAAAACACGTGCGCCCCCGAGGAGAATGCAGCGGCGCCGAGACGGCGCAGAGGACGCTCGGCGGAGACGCAGCGGTGGCCAAGGCAGGCACACACGTACAGCGCCCGCGGTGGCCAAGGCCAAGGACTAGTATACGATCAACTTGATTACGACAGATGGACGCCCGATTGATTCGGGATAATCGAGCGTGTCCGATCCGGCGAGTAACTATCCCCATGCGTGTGCATGCCGGCCCCATAGATGTCGCCAATTTCTCTTCTGCGCCCGTCCTCCCCTTTGTTGCTTGCGCTGTCCTCGGGAGTTTTTTTGTTGCTTGCGCTGTCCCGTCCTCGAGTCGACCGCCAGAGTAGCTTTTTGTAACCATGTTGTTGCTCTGATGGAATTCTTGATGGTTACACCTACGGACGTAGCTCGAGCCATGTCACCACATCTTTTTTATGGTGGGATAGGACTAACTTCGCCATCATTATCGTGGTATAAGACCACAAATAAAAATTACCGGTACTTCCACCCGACTGATAACGACGTGCCTTCAGTGATTCATCCAGCTGAACAATCATATGGCTATTTCATTTCCGTACTTTTTCTTGACTGTATTTCATTTCATTAGTTGAACACGTACGCTTATGCATACAGGCAAGACGTTCGAGACCCGGGACCCACGCACCGGCGAGGTGATCGCCAAGATCGCCGAGGGAGACAAGGCCGACATCGACCTCGCCGTGAAGGCCGCCCGCGAGGCCTTCGACAACGGCCCATGGCCCAGAATGCCCGGCTGTGTACGCACTGTAAACTCAATATGATTCGGCCCATCGATAGGCATCTTGGGCCTCGACTCCTTTCAAATGGCGGGTTCGTTTGTCTGCCGATAACTGACAATGTCTCTTTGTTTGGCGCGTGGGCAGGCAAGGGCCCGGATCATGCACAGGTTCGCGGACCTGGTGGACCAGCACGTCgaggagctggcggcgctggaCACGGTGGACGCCGGCAAGCTATTCCTGATGGGTAAGATGATGGACATCCCCGGAGGCGCCAACCTGCTCCGCTACTACGCCGGCGCCGCCGACAAGATCCACGGCGAGACGCTCAAGATGGCGCGCCCGCTCCACGGCTACACGCTCAAGGAGCCCGTCGGCGTCGTGGGCCACATCGTGCCATGGAACTACCCCACCACCATGTTCTTCTTCAAGGTCAGCCCCGCGCTCGCCGCCGGCTGCACCATGGTCGTCAAGCCCGCCGAGCAGACGCCCCTCTCCGCGCTCTTCTACGCCCacctcgccaaggaggccggcatcCCCGACGGCGTCCTCAACGTCGTGCCGGGATTCGGCCCGACGGCCGGCGCGGCCATGGCCTCTCACATGGACGTCGACAAGATCAGCTTCACGGGATCCACGGAGGTCGGGCGGCTGGTCATGCAGGCGGCGGCCATGAGCAACCTCAAGCCCGTCTCGCTGGAGCTGGGGGGCAAGTCCCCCGTCATCGTGTTTGACGACGCCGACGTTGACATGGCCGTGAACCTCGTGAACATGGCCACCTACATGAACAAGGTACTCCTGGTGCTCACCGTGTCATCTCATCTGGCTCAAGCAACAACCTCGATCAAACTCTCATAGTCTCATGCATGCACTCACGGTTTCTGCTGCTACTGTCGCATCACAGGGCGAGATCTGTGTCGCTGGCACGCGCATATACGTGCAGGAAGGGATCTACGACGCCTTTGTGAAGAAGTCGGTCGAGCTTGCCAAGAAATCGGTGGTCGGAGATCCTTTCAACCCCAACGTACATCAAGGCCCTCAGGTATTAATCCATCGACCTGACGGCATCTCTCTAATATTATGTGCTGCGCTCTCCAGAGAAGAAGGCTCTAATTAACGACCACTTTATATGCATAAATAATTTCAACAAAGGTTGACAAGGATCAATACGAGAAGGTGCTCAAGTACATCGACGTCGGTAAGAGCGAAGGCGCCACCCTGCTCACCGGAGGGAAGCCTTGCAGCGACAAGGGTTACTACATCGAGCccaccatcttcaccaacgtcACCGATGACATGGCGATTGCGCAAGAGGAAATCTTCGGCCCGGTCATGGCGCTCATGAAATTCAAGTAGGTGTTTGCATTTCCTCTGCCAGAACATTTGCAACCTGACAGTTGAGTCGACACACGGAT
Coding sequences within:
- the LOC123080224 gene encoding aldehyde dehydrogenase family 2 member C4 codes for the protein MAMAAANGAKGFEVPELDIKFTKLFINGQFVDAASGKTFETRDPRTGEVIAKIAEGDKADIDLAVKAAREAFDNGPWPRMPGCARARIMHRFADLVDQHVEELAALDTVDAGKLFLMGKMMDIPGGANLLRYYAGAADKIHGETLKMARPLHGYTLKEPVGVVGHIVPWNYPTTMFFFKVSPALAAGCTMVVKPAEQTPLSALFYAHLAKEAGIPDGVLNVVPGFGPTAGAAMASHMDVDKISFTGSTEVGRLVMQAAAMSNLKPVSLELGGKSPVIVFDDADVDMAVNLVNMATYMNKGEICVAGTRIYVQEGIYDAFVKKSVELAKKSVVGDPFNPNVHQGPQVDKDQYEKVLKYIDVGKSEGATLLTGGKPCSDKGYYIEPTIFTNVTDDMAIAQEEIFGPVMALMKFKTVEEVIQKANSTRYGLAAGVVTKNIDTMNTVSRSVRSGVVWVNCYFAFDPDAPFGGCKMSGFGKDMGTDALEKYLHTKTVVTPLYNTPWL